In a genomic window of Streptomyces sp. NBC_01231:
- a CDS encoding DUF5706 domain-containing protein produces the protein MSGTDPRTPTPPSPPGARAAERLLTDLRTEIARADAKAAVLVSALGVAAGVLGGSLAGRDWTPARLSALGGAAWWSGVVALAVALLALLLAVVPRHGTSRWAPGAPLSYFGDIQRAARCGHLAQALAETERVPAAGAITALTETSRIAVRKHQWIRAGLIALGVAVVLLPASLLIG, from the coding sequence GTGAGCGGCACCGACCCGCGCACCCCCACGCCCCCGTCGCCACCCGGTGCGCGGGCCGCGGAGCGGCTGCTCACGGACCTGCGCACCGAGATCGCCCGTGCGGACGCCAAGGCGGCGGTGCTCGTGTCAGCCCTTGGTGTGGCGGCCGGCGTCCTCGGCGGTTCGCTCGCCGGGCGCGACTGGACACCGGCCCGTCTGTCCGCCCTCGGTGGTGCGGCATGGTGGTCCGGAGTCGTCGCCCTGGCCGTCGCGCTGCTGGCGCTGCTCCTCGCCGTCGTACCGCGTCACGGCACCAGCAGATGGGCGCCCGGCGCACCGCTGTCGTACTTCGGAGACATTCAACGGGCCGCCCGCTGCGGCCACTTGGCGCAAGCCCTGGCCGAGACCGAGCGGGTCCCGGCGGCGGGCGCGATCACCGCGCTGACCGAGACCAGTCGGATCGCCGTTCGCAAACACCAGTGGATACGCGCCGGGCTGATCGCCCTCGGCGTCGCCGTGGTCCTGCTGCCCGCTTCCCTGCTCATCGGCTGA